The Culex quinquefasciatus strain JHB chromosome 2, VPISU_Cqui_1.0_pri_paternal, whole genome shotgun sequence genome contains the following window.
agtgtttcTTTTCCgattacgcattttaactcggccggggtggtacattacgtagggtttgatgtaagtataagcgccaaACCATTtcaagtgtgcctatcaattttcattaaagcaaaaactgttttattttttggtttgaattcaataactagttgttattttactgtgtactgtTTTCTGCTGAAATCTTTACTAGTTTTGAGTcgtatttttatgtttctatttcttttgtcgcggtgttttgttacaatttttggtcctaagcattttataaaagtttttcaaaagtactatagtaatatttgtgttaattctttgatcatttaaaaaattgagtaagggctcgaaactcatttgtttgaagaaaagggtgaagattgaaaacaatggacagtgaaagaaatatactatttgaagaatcaatagtaaaagaaagatagtaatttatgaagtagataaagagattaacaatagttaataaatagaggcaacaaacaagcttagattatattaagtgcaatttatagggcagatgaaaaattattcaaatagataaataaagataaacaaaattgacatcgctgccaaattaagggaaaacagacagtttgttacaacagaatcaattagtaaatagagtgaaaaagcgttgagaaataagagaatcatgaaagtaaaatcgaaaacaaatggacgataataaacagaaggcgtgttagagaatcagtgaaacaaaataaacagaatatagatggtagaaaaaacgaaaagaagagaaatcccgttgtgcgatgtttcaggtacattcACAGCAGTTGAcccaacatactgcgaatcaaaataataccgtctacaatcacaaattacttctcTTTCCTACATTGTCGcacccctttcttttagccgtctcgagtcTGACCCGCGGtagtcaaaggtttacgagccatttccacaggccaccagctaggtcatcatgaaaaccaagccaacgtggagttaagaaaataggacacttgcaagggaccagagctatactgtcttgatcaagaaatgatctaacaggactacggacgtagtcagtgacgctcttTCCAGGAGAgcaattttctgagatttcggtcattcgattttttttgtattttttaatccggctgaaacttttttggtgcctttggtatgcccaaagaagccattttgcatcattagtttgtccatttaattttccatacaaatttggcagctgtccatacaaaaatgataaaaatctgtatcttttgaaggaattttttgatcgatttggtgtcttcggcaaagttgtaggtatggatatggattacacttaaaaaaaatgatacacggtaaaatttttttggtgatttttaatttcactttttgtcactaaaacttgatttgcaaaaaaacactatttttttttttttgatatgttttagagggcataaaatgccaacttttctgaaatttccagaatggggtgaccgagttatgattttttgaatcaatactgattttttcaaaaaatcgaaatattggtcataaaaatttttcaacttcatttttgccttcctcaccttactgaggaaaggctataaaatcactcgaaaaacgaaattcttaatttgacctcctagacccaccttcatgtatacttatcgactcagaatcacattctgagcaaatgtctgtgtatgtggtgggatgttgatcaaaacaaattgcactggattatctcggcactgaaCCGATTGGaaccgtattggtctcattcgatccatcttggggttctataagtcgctattgaaaattataaagtttagtaaagtacttcaaaagttatgccaaaaaaacgattctaacaaaaatccggaagattgtaaaaagggtggtttttgtaagaaacctggTCATGTTatgcatttttagaaaggtattcgaaagacctttccaacgtatatttcgatgaaaacgttgttcggatctatcatgcgacctgtcgatggataggcaatcaattttcaagttataaccatttttaggtaacttttttgaaaatagtcgcagttttttatttttttaaattattgcccatttcaaaaatttaaatcaagactaacatttgaaacggGCGcaatattgaaagaaaaaaatgttagtcttgatgaaaatatttttttcgaaaagatcggaaaatttcacgaatgtttcatattttaacattgtaaatcggaccattaattgctgagatatcgacattagaaaatggtgggttgtttgggtgagacttagaaaacatcaattttcctgttttttaaactttgcattgcaatatctctgcaactaagggtcgtatcaacaaagttcaataaagcaaaatatagaaaattttctcagcttttcaaaaatatttttttcaaatgtgggtaaacatgggcactaattttaaaaaatgaaaaactgcgactattttcaaaaaagttacctaaaaatggttataaacggtgcactgtgtgtgtgtgtgtggtccaatccaatacccgctaaccggtagcgaaattatgggaaagtataatttgtatcagactttgtatatgccgaatgcggATACAACTTATTTcagtattaggtggtgatagccctcgcgctgcttccaacgacccatttcagaatggcagagatcctagcggcccaattccgaggtcgttgggcattgtccggccccgccttaacatagaagcaagcaccagacggatcctttatctatcttaagactcccaatcccttgaggcaaatcagggatcagaccgtatttaatatgagaagaatacaacatgttttttaaaaccTTCAGATGACTGACTGGTTagagtcccagaccaccaatccaaaggtgtgagttcgaatcccacctgattctgtttcgtttttgttcatatttaaagttcaaattcctgattccaaatttcaaaggtaccgaccgggatttgatcactgaaccttctgcttgtgaggaaGAAGTCGTAACCATtgagccacggagccggtcatAAAATGGTtataaacggtgcactttatcaaaaattcacttaagtactttttgattgcaaatttgatgattttacatcgaaaaatgaagttgaaaaatttttgcgaccaatttttcgatttttcgaaaaaatcagtattgattcaaaaaatcataactcgatcaaagattttttgcccattctggaaatttcagaaaagtcggcattttatgtcctctaaaacatatcataaaataaaaaaaataaaaatagtgtttttttgcaaatcaagttttagtgacaaaaagtgaaattaaaaatcaccaaaattttttttaccgtgtgtcattttttttcagtgtagtccatacctacaactttgccgaagacaccaaatcgatcaaaaaattccttcaaaaggtacagatttttgaattttcacatatcatttttttatggccagctgccaaatttgtatggaaaattatatggacaaactaatgatgcaaaatggcttctttgggcataccgaaggcaacaaaaaagtttcagccggataaaaaaatacaaaaattaaaattaaagaaaaaataccgattccgtagagaactgctcaggacGTTTCttgcctgagcgtcaactgaagaggtatcagcAGCATCATTCGCCCTTGGCCTGCAACTAGATGCCAGTTATGTTGCTTTAATTAATTTGCAAGATAGTTATTTTAGAACTCATGAAATTTTTTTCATGTGTATAATATATTatattgattttgttttgaaaactttgaaaatttctacCATTGAAGcagatttttcattgaaaacttCTTATgtaagtactttttttttgctctatgataaagcaaaaaaaaagttaaataagtgTTACATACTTTACATTACGTAAATGTGaaataaaacattgaaatttataacGTTTTGGATTAGGATTTATCTTTCTACTTTAATCAAATATATATTAAACTTGTTTGTTGTATCAATAACATtcttttagtttcaaaatatattttttgaaatcagtTAGGCCGttacaaaagtttttcaaagtttatgtcgcccttccttcaaaattgattcgaacaatcagagggcaaaacatttttttttcataaaactgcaaaattttagTGGAAATAGAACTCAAATCTACTCAAAGCAATCTAAAATGCccttctgcattgataatcatatctCCTCCCCCCCACTCTACCTTTTGGGAATCATTTCTTTCACAAAATAAGCCAATATCCATGCCTTTACTACATTTATTTCAATATGTTTGGAATATAATTTAGCAGTTTACCAGCTACGGGGAATCGTTCCAAGATCAAGACTGCAGCCTTTGTTTCAGGAGATTTTCttttacttttgaaattttaagataCGTGTTGTACGGATTAAAATAATACGAACCACAAGACAACGGAGAGGGGCACTGTTCCgctcaatttagtcaatttcaGCGCTCTGTGATGCAATGTTCTTATTTTGTGTTTTAAATGCTGCGCGTTGTTTACAATTGCTCAAAGTACTAGTTGTGTGTATGATTAAAAAACGATTGGGTTATGTTTAGATAAACTCGTCCGGTTCGCGCGGTGCGTCCAGATCGCGATAGTGAATCACCGGACGGTAGTCGTTGCCCATTCTGTGGAGTAGTAAAGTTAGGTTTAGTCTcatttttgtttgcttgtttgttgTTCGGATCAAGAAAGAGTAAGAATAGCTTTTCTCTAGTTATTCTCAAATCTTATGTATTTGCTCAGTGTTTTTTGGGGcgtgaaaataaaaacatttttttctctaaacagcAACTCGAATTCCGGCTAGAAGAAACTATCGCTAAAACTGGCACTGTCCAGATCGCTGTACGCCACAATCGGACGGCGAACGTCCGCCATCGAATCGCTGTGGAAAAAAGGGGGCAACCAAAAAGAAGAGGTCAGACTTGGAAGCTAGACTAGACTAGAGAAAAGCTAAACTGGGCGCTGACGAGAGAGAGGGGGTGGTGGACACTTACCTTCCTCCACGACCGAATCCGGGTCGGCCACGCGGCGCCATCATGGGTGGCGCGTACGCAGAGTACATTGGGGCGTAGCCGTGCGACATGCCGTACGGTTGGCGGTAGCTGTGAAAGACGGGTAATAAgtgaatttcaaaatcaatggTTCAGAAGTTGAGGAACTCACCCTCCGCCGGATGGTGCGCCGTGATCGCCGGCCGCCTTCTTCGTGTTACCCGGATGTTCGGGTAGCTGGGGCCGCTTGGCGTCCTTGAGGTAGTTGTTGAAGTACTCGACCTCCTTGCGCACCTCGTCGACCTTTTCGCCGTGCTTGTTGAAGATGTGTTTGCGCACAAAGTCGGGACCTTTGAACTTTTTGCCCGACAGCGGGCAGAGCCACTTGTCTTTGGCCAGTTCTTGGGTGTTGGCCTGGATGAACTTTTCCACCTCGGCTTCGCAGTCCTTGGCGCCGAGCTTTTTCATCTCTTCCTCCTCGAGGGTGCTGACGCGGGCCAGGAAGGAGCCCATTTTGCCCTCGAAGGTGCGCACGTACTCCTGGAGCTCGTTGGTGGTGACTTTGTTCTGGGGGGCGGGGCCACGCGCGTGGATGATTCCGCACCGGTTGGGCATTTCGTCCTCGTACGGGTACTCGCAGTGGTTGTAGAAATCGACCGAGTGAACAACGCGCAGGTACAGAATTAGCTTGTCCAGAACTTCGAGCAGCTGGGCGTCGCGTTCGACGAGTTCGCCGTCGGTGGTCTTCTTGGCCTCGGCCTCCGACAGTCCCAGCAGTTCGTCCTCCTCGGCGGAAGCTTCCTCGATCAGGTAGTCGGTGATGTTCTGCAGAACAGGGTTCTTCGAGTTGAGTCCGAAGAACTCTCCATTCTTTTCCCCTTGACCTCCGTTATTATCCTCCGTCGAGTCCTTCCACAGACCGGCCTTGTCGTCCAAATTGTGCGCAATCTTGGCGCACAGCTTAATGTCACTTCGGACGATCGTCTTGTGGCACGTGATGCCGTTCACCGGGCGAACCCGCCTGCTCAAGTCCTTGTTGACGATCGCTCCTAACTCGCAGTCCCGTAGCCGGATGTTGTTTAAATTCCAGCAAATCTCCTTAATGTTGACATCGCGCCGGAACGTGACCCACCCACGCCGGAACCAACGTCGCTCCAGCAGCGGGTCGGCGATCGCAACTCGCAGAAATCCGTTGTAACGCTTGCACATGGCTTCAACCTCCAGTTTCGTGATTGACGGGGCCAAATTTCGCAGGAAAATCGAACTCGTTCGATGCAGCGCACGCGGACTGCTAGAAGTATTGCTGTCCTTGACCAAATCAACCGTCTCCGTAGCTTCTCCCTGCTCACCACTCTTCTCACCGGCTTCCTTGTCTTTTTCCGCTTCACCTTCCTTGTCCGCCTCAGCCGGAGTCTCCTCCGGTGCCACCGCAGCAGCAGCTCCAACCTCTTCAGTGTCCATCTTCTCCGGCTCGTCATCCTTCCTGCCAGCTTCTTCATCCCCACTCTTGTGGCCGTTGCTTTCAGCCGCTTCCGGTTCCTCAACCGCCTTCGGACTCTTCGGAGTTTCATCCTCGTCAACCGGCTTCTCAGCGGTAGGCTCTCCCTCAACTTGACCCTCCTTTACCCCCTCTTCCTCGTCCTTTTTCTCCTTTTCCTTCTCATCCTCGGAGTCGCTCGAACTCGAACTGGACGAACTCGACGAGCTGGAGTTGGAATCCGACCGGCTGCGCTTTCTACGATCCTTCTTTCTCGTAGAGTCCTCTTCCTCCTCGGCTCCTTTCGCCACTTCCGCTTCCCCAACTTGCTCCTCCCCAACCCCCTTCTCTTCCGCCTCCTTCTCCCCCTGTACCTCCCCCTCTTTCTCAACCCCATCCTTCGCGCTCTCCTCCGCCCCGTCCTTCTCCTCCTCCATCTTTTCTTCCTTGATCGAAATCTTCTCCTTCTTTATCCCGTCGTCCAGCGGTTCCCGCTTGATCTCCAGCTTGGGCTTCTCGGGCAGCAGCGATTTGAGCGTCGGAACGTCCGGAACCGCCGGCGGCGGGGGCTTCTCGTCCAGCACCTTCAGGTCCTCGTCGGTGCCGCCCTCGAGCTTGATGACGACGGTGTCCAGCAGGCGGAGCAGCGGATCGGCCTGGCTCGTGTCCACCGTGACCTTGGCGACCTCGCCCAGCTCCAGCACCTCGCAGAAGACGTCGCAGCGGCGCTGGAAAGTTAAGATAGGAAATGGAATTATTGG
Protein-coding sequences here:
- the LOC6034705 gene encoding serrate RNA effector molecule homolog isoform X2, yielding MGDSDDEYDRKRRDKFRGERGSAGDSYPRGADRSERSRGRDDWPERGRPRQDYRDYRPPPRDRGYSPVREGPPMKRMRGEGWGDEGRGGRFGGHDSYGMYGGYGGGHDHYGGMHGGGGGGPYGHPAPMHQREPQSSGDMQTQPCMMTLKQFLATQDDAISDSEAIQKYNDYKLEFKRQQLNEFFVAHKDEEWFKIKYHPEESQKRKDEQFGFLKRRCDVFCEVLELGEVAKVTVDTSQADPLLRLLDTVVIKLEGGTDEDLKVLDEKPPPPAVPDVPTLKSLLPEKPKLEIKREPLDDGIKKEKISIKEEKMEEEKDGAEESAKDGVEKEGEVQGEKEAEEKGVGEEQVGEAEVAKGAEEEEDSTRKKDRRKRSRSDSNSSSSSSSSSSSSDSEDEKEKEKKDEEEGVKEGQVEGEPTAEKPVDEDETPKSPKAVEEPEAAESNGHKSGDEEAGRKDDEPEKMDTEEVGAAAAVAPEETPAEADKEGEAEKDKEAGEKSGEQGEATETVDLVKDSNTSSSPRALHRTSSIFLRNLAPSITKLEVEAMCKRYNGFLRVAIADPLLERRWFRRGWVTFRRDVNIKEICWNLNNIRLRDCELGAIVNKDLSRRVRPVNGITCHKTIVRSDIKLCAKIAHNLDDKAGLWKDSTEDNNGGQGEKNGEFFGLNSKNPVLQNITDYLIEEASAEEDELLGLSEAEAKKTTDGELVERDAQLLEVLDKLILYLRVVHSVDFYNHCEYPYEDEMPNRCGIIHARGPAPQNKVTTNELQEYVRTFEGKMGSFLARVSTLEEEEMKKLGAKDCEAEVEKFIQANTQELAKDKWLCPLSGKKFKGPDFVRKHIFNKHGEKVDEVRKEVEYFNNYLKDAKRPQLPEHPGNTKKAAGDHGAPSGGGYRQPYGMSHGYAPMYSAYAPPMMAPRGRPGFGRGGRMGNDYRPVIHYRDLDAPREPDEFI
- the LOC6034705 gene encoding serrate RNA effector molecule homolog isoform X1 translates to MGDSDDEYDRKRRDKFRGERGSAGDSYPRGADRSERSRGRDDWPERGRPRQDYRDYRPPPRDRGYSPVREGPPMKRMRGEGWGDEGRGGRFGGHDSYGMYGGYGGGHDHYGGMHGGGGGGPYGHPAPMHQREPQSSGDMQTQPCMMTLKQFLATQDDAISDSEAIQKYNDYKLEFKRQQLNEFFVAHKDEEWFKIKYHPEESQKRKDEQFGFLKRRCDVFCEVLELGEVAKVTVDTSQADPLLRLLDTVVIKLEGGTDEDLKVLDEKPPPPAVPDVPTLKSLLPEKPKLEIKREPLDDGIKKEKISIKEEKMEEEKDGAEESAKDGVEKEGEVQGEKEAEEKGVGEEQVGEAEVAKGAEEEEDSTRKKDRRKRSRSDSNSSSSSSSSSSSSDSEDEKEKEKKDEEEGVKEGQVEGEPTAEKPVDEDETPKSPKAVEEPEAAESNGHKSGDEEAGRKDDEPEKMDTEEVGAAAAVAPEETPAEADKEGEAEKDKEAGEKSGEQGEATETVDLVKDSNTSSSPRALHRTSSIFLRNLAPSITKLEVEAMCKRYNGFLRVAIADPLLERRWFRRGWVTFRRDVNIKEICWNLNNIRLRDCELGAIVNKDLSRRVRPVNGITCHKTIVRSDIKLCAKIAHNLDDKAGLWKDSTEDNNGGQGEKNGEFFGLNSKNPVLQNITDYLIEEASAEEDELLGLSEAEAKKTTDGELVERDAQLLEVLDKLILYLRVVHSVDFYNHCEYPYEDEMPNRCGIIHARGPAPQNKVTTNELQEYVRTFEGKMGSFLARVSTLEEEEMKKLGAKDCEAEVEKFIQANTQELAKDKWLCPLSGKKFKGPDFVRKHIFNKHGEKVDEVRKEVEYFNNYLKDAKRPQLPEHPGNTKKAAGDHGAPSGGGYRQPYGMSHGYAPMYSAYAPPMMAPRGRPGFGRGGSDSMADVRRPIVAYSDLDSASFSDSFF